One Tolypothrix bouteillei VB521301 DNA window includes the following coding sequences:
- a CDS encoding acyl-CoA dehydrogenase family protein: protein MKNFNLTLDSSSFSPTETTSSLLERVKALAADFATRAATHDRNSTFPFENFEALHKAQLLSLTVPLEFGGRGLGYSTICQVIETIARGDASTALVLTMHYLQYANAASSRRWHPAIYERLCRESVEGIALLNAARVEPELGTPARGGLPATIAQRQPGGWLLSGHKIYTTGSPILRYFVVWARTDDKDVQVGSFLVPRDLAGLRIVETWDHLGMRATGSHDLILENVFIPEEYALDIRPVQAWSPPNPLLLTGGSLLLSALYQGVAKAARDWLVQYLNKRSPANLGDSLATLPRFQIAIGEIEALLYANQRLIYGLAAEVDGGESSSSLGSQAQTVKYLTTNHSIRAVEIGLELIGNPGLSKNNPIERHYRDVLCSRIHTPQNDVICLSLGKRALKV from the coding sequence ATGAAAAATTTCAACTTAACCCTTGATAGTTCAAGCTTCTCACCAACCGAAACCACTTCTAGTTTATTGGAGCGCGTAAAGGCTTTGGCAGCTGATTTTGCGACTCGCGCCGCAACACACGATCGCAACAGTACATTTCCTTTTGAAAACTTTGAAGCCCTCCACAAAGCTCAGCTTTTAAGTCTGACTGTTCCATTAGAATTTGGTGGTCGGGGTTTGGGCTATTCCACAATTTGCCAAGTTATTGAAACCATAGCTCGGGGAGATGCATCGACGGCTCTGGTGCTAACAATGCATTATTTACAATATGCTAACGCAGCTAGTTCTCGCCGATGGCATCCTGCTATCTATGAAAGACTGTGTCGGGAATCTGTTGAAGGTATAGCCTTACTCAACGCGGCGCGTGTTGAACCAGAACTAGGAACACCAGCACGAGGGGGACTACCTGCAACAATTGCCCAACGCCAGCCTGGTGGTTGGTTGCTCTCAGGTCACAAAATTTACACCACAGGCAGTCCCATCTTGCGGTATTTTGTGGTTTGGGCAAGAACTGATGATAAAGATGTGCAAGTCGGTAGCTTTTTAGTTCCTCGCGACCTTGCCGGTCTGCGTATTGTAGAAACTTGGGATCACTTGGGAATGCGTGCAACTGGCAGCCATGACCTAATATTGGAGAATGTTTTTATCCCAGAAGAGTATGCTTTGGATATCCGTCCCGTACAGGCTTGGTCACCTCCCAACCCTCTTTTACTAACAGGTGGAAGTTTGTTACTGAGTGCTTTGTATCAAGGAGTAGCAAAAGCAGCACGAGATTGGTTGGTACAATATTTAAACAAGCGATCGCCTGCTAACTTAGGCGATAGTTTGGCAACTCTGCCCCGCTTTCAAATAGCAATTGGTGAAATAGAAGCTTTACTTTACGCCAATCAGCGACTTATCTATGGTTTAGCAGCCGAAGTTGATGGAGGCGAGTCCAGCAGTTCCCTAGGTTCTCAAGCACAAACTGTGAAATACCTCACGACAAATCACTCAATTCGTGCTGTAGAAATTGGACTCGAACTCATTGGCAATCCGGGACTATCAAAAAACAATCCGATAGAACGCCATTATCGAGATGTTCTGTGCAGCCGCATCCATACTCCACAAAACGATGTTATTTGCTTGTCTTTAGGAAAACGCGCACTCAAAGTATAA
- a CDS encoding heavy metal-responsive transcriptional regulator: MLIQEPLKQIGEVAKESGVPIKTIRYYEELGLLHASSRTEGGFRLFNSEVLARLKFIKRAQNLGLTLLEIKEFLDVHDDGFMPCDRIKVQLKNKLSAIDEQIQQLFLLKSELEGLLSGWEKITEQGEETICPIIERN; the protein is encoded by the coding sequence ATGTTAATTCAAGAACCGCTAAAACAAATAGGCGAAGTTGCTAAAGAAAGTGGCGTTCCTATTAAAACGATCCGCTATTACGAAGAGCTTGGATTGCTTCATGCTTCAAGTAGAACTGAAGGTGGATTTAGATTATTTAATTCTGAGGTTTTGGCACGGTTAAAATTTATTAAACGCGCTCAAAATCTGGGTTTAACTTTATTGGAAATTAAAGAGTTTTTAGATGTTCATGATGATGGGTTTATGCCCTGCGATCGCATAAAAGTTCAGTTAAAAAACAAGCTATCAGCTATTGATGAACAAATTCAGCAATTATTTCTCTTAAAGTCTGAGTTGGAGGGGCTTCTTTCTGGTTGGGAAAAAATAACCGAACAAGGTGAAGAAACTATTTGTCCTATTATTGAACGGAATTGA
- a CDS encoding NADH:flavin oxidoreductase/NADH oxidase, with protein sequence MSHLFESITLGSVTFRNRIAVAPMCQYSSTDGYANDWHLVHLASRAAGGAGLVLTEAAAVEPRGRISPQDLGIWSDKHIEPLAKIVQLIHNLGSIAGIQLAHAGRKASTAPPWEGGQILDESVGGWRPVVSSSPLAFSDKHPVPQPLSIEEIQQVTDAFVQATKRSVEAGFKVIEIHAAHGYLLHQFLSPLSNHREDEYGGSFENRTRFLREVVSGVREVLPEGDSSLWVRISATDWAENGWDIEQSIALADKLKSLGVDLIDCSSGGTLTNAKIPYGPGYQTPFAARIRHEANIPTGAVGLITSPEQADCIVRTGQADIVLLARELLRNPYWPSHAAKQLKQDKVWPVQYDRAWL encoded by the coding sequence ATGTCACATCTATTTGAATCGATTACCCTTGGCTCGGTGACTTTTCGCAATCGCATCGCCGTTGCTCCAATGTGTCAATATTCCAGTACTGATGGTTATGCCAATGATTGGCATCTAGTCCATTTAGCTAGTCGTGCGGCTGGTGGTGCAGGTTTAGTCTTGACTGAAGCGGCGGCTGTAGAACCGCGAGGACGCATTAGTCCTCAAGATTTGGGCATTTGGTCTGATAAGCATATTGAACCTCTGGCAAAAATTGTGCAACTTATTCATAATTTGGGTTCTATTGCTGGTATCCAACTCGCTCATGCTGGAAGAAAAGCGAGTACAGCACCTCCTTGGGAAGGCGGACAAATTCTAGATGAATCGGTGGGCGGTTGGCGTCCTGTAGTTTCTAGCAGTCCTCTTGCTTTTAGTGATAAACACCCAGTTCCACAACCCTTAAGCATTGAAGAAATCCAGCAAGTGACTGACGCTTTTGTACAAGCAACCAAACGTTCGGTTGAAGCTGGGTTTAAGGTTATTGAAATTCATGCAGCCCACGGCTATTTATTACATCAGTTTTTATCACCTTTGAGCAATCACAGAGAAGATGAATATGGGGGTAGTTTTGAAAATCGAACCCGTTTTCTCAGAGAAGTTGTTAGTGGAGTCCGAGAAGTATTACCTGAAGGGGACTCCTCGCTTTGGGTCCGAATTTCTGCAACTGATTGGGCAGAAAATGGTTGGGACATTGAACAAAGTATTGCTCTTGCAGATAAACTCAAATCGCTGGGAGTTGATTTAATTGATTGTTCGAGTGGGGGTACTCTGACAAATGCCAAAATCCCTTACGGTCCCGGTTATCAAACTCCCTTTGCGGCTAGAATTCGCCATGAGGCAAATATTCCTACTGGTGCTGTAGGCTTAATCACGTCGCCCGAACAAGCAGATTGTATTGTTCGTACCGGGCAAGCTGATATTGTGTTGTTGGCACGGGAACTTTTACGCAATCCTTATTGGCCCTCTCATGCGGCTAAGCAATTGAAGCAAGATAAAGTTTGGCCCGTTCAATACGATCGCGCTTGGCTTTAG